The Rana temporaria chromosome 4, aRanTem1.1, whole genome shotgun sequence genome contains a region encoding:
- the LOC120935351 gene encoding MAM and LDL-receptor class A domain-containing protein 1-like gives MWYLEKIFLPESDIIQIFIDGVRGEDFRSDVAIDDISFYPGYCTATTTTTTTVTTKPTGSTVSSTKTTSSPGKYIAHFKELSIIYNKSIYFVIIHCKTLIINWKSCILT, from the exons ATGTGGTATTTAGAGAAGATTTTCCTGCCTGAAAGTGATATTATCCAG ATTTTCATTGATGGTGTCAGAGGTGAAGATTTCCGCAGTGATGTTGCTATAGATGATATTTCTTTTTACCCAGGATATTGTACTG CAAcaactaccaccaccaccactgtaaCTACAAAACCGACAG GTTCTACTGTGTCATCAACTAAAACCACATCATCACCAGGTAAATATATTGCTCATTTTAAAGAGTTGAgtattatttataataaatctatttattttgttattatacATTGTAAGACCTTGATAATAAATTGGAAGTCATGCATACTTACATGA